In the Synechococcus sp. MU1643 genome, GCCTGGAAGGTCTGCTCTGAGCCATGGCCGTGTTTGACCCCGATCTGCAACCCTCCAGCGACCGCGGCCATCTGCTCACCGAGCAGAACAACCAGCGCAGTTCACGGCTGGATCAACTCGACACACTGGCGCTGGTGGAGTTGTTTGCAGACGAGGATCGTCGCCCCCAGGAAGCAGTCGCCGCGGTGGCCCCAGCCCTGGCCCAGGCGGTTGATGCTGTTGCCGAGCGTCTCCGTGCCGGTGGCCGCCTTTTCTATCTCGGTGCTGGCACCTCTGGACGGCTTGGGGTGTTGGACGCCGCGGAATGTCCGCCCACCTTCTGCAGTGATCCCCAGCAGGTACAAGGCGTTCTCGCCGGTGGCTCCGCAGCGCTGCTTCTCAGTTCTGAAGGGCTTGAGGACATTGAGGCCGCCGGTCGCGCTGATCTGGAGGAGCGGGGCTTCTGCGCCAAGGACTGCTTGGTGGGCATCGCTGCCGGCGGTACCACCCCTTACGTGCGCGGTGGACTGGCGTTCGCGACAAATATCGGCGCCCTTGCCATCGCCATGGCCTGCGTTCCGGCGGAGCAAGCCCCTCTGCCCTGCGACATTGACATCCGCCTCCTCACGGGCCCTGAGTTGCTGACGGGATCCACCCGGATGAAGGCTGGAACCGCCACAAAACTGGCGTTGAACACCCTCTCCACAGCCGTGATGGTGAAGTTGGGCAAGGTCTATGGCAATCGGATGGTGGATGTGGCCGCCAGCAACAGCAAGCTGGTAGACCGCTCATTGCGGATTCTGCGTGATCTGGCTGGCGTGGAGCGGAAGCGGGGGCTGACGCTGCTGGAGGACGCCGGCGGATCGGTGAAACTCGCCTTACTGATGGCCGCTGCTTCGTTGTCGGTGGATCAGGCCGAAGCTCTGCTGCTGCAGCACGACCAACAGCTGCGTCCAGCCCTGGAGGCCTGCGGCGCTCAACTGGCGGAGGCCTGATTGAACGTTCCCCAGTAGGGGGCGGTGAACAGATCGAGGTTGGAGCGGGTGTGCGCTGGCACCTGATCCTTGGGCGTGATCAGGGCATTGGCGAGGGCTGTATGGGCTGGAGAGGCGGGGAGCTCGTGCTTGAACCGCTGCATCAACCCAGTCAGGATCGGTTCGGTGGCCGAGGCATTGGCCTGGAGGTTGCCGATCACCATCTCCACAGAGACGGCGTCATGGTCTTCGTGCCAGCAATCGAAGTCGGTGACCATGCTTAGGGAGGCATAGGCCAGTTCGGCCTCTCGGGCCAGGCGGGCTTCGGTGTGATTGGTCATCCCGATCACCGAACAGCCCCAGGAGCGATAAAGCTTGCTCTCCGCCCGGGTGGAGAAGGCGGGTCCCTCCATGCAGAGATAAGTGCCACCGCGGTGCAGCTGTCGACCCTCCGGTAAGCCTTGCTCGGCGGCATCGGCTAGTAGGGCACTCAACTGGGGGCAGAAGGGGTCCGCAAGACTGACGTGGGCGACGCAGCCGTTGCCGAAGAAACTGGCGGGTCGATCACGGGTGCGGTCAATGAACTGATCGGGCACGACCATGTCGCGCGGCTGCAGATGCCTCTGCAGTGATCCCACCGCCGAGAGCGAGATCAGCCAGCGCACCCCCAGTGAACGCATGGCCCAGATGTTGGCTCGGTAGGGCACTTCACTGGGGAGCAGATGGTGATGGCGGCCGTGGCGTGCCAGGAAGACGGTCTCGACCCCCTCGAGCTCTCCCAGTCGCAATTGATCGGACGTTGCCCCGAAAGGGGTATCGACCGTGCGTTCCTCCACTTGGCGCAAGCCGGGGATCGAATAGAGGCCACTGCCGCCGATCACACCGACGCGAGATTTGGAGAGGTCGGGCATGGTCAGCGTCTCATTACACTCCAGTTTTGCTCGCGCCACCATGACCAAGGCCTTGATGGACACTGAAGCAGGCCTGATCGAGCTCGAGCTGTTCGAAGCCGATGCACCGAACACAGTCGCCAACTTCGTGAAGCTGGCCAAGGACGGCTTTTATGACGGTCTTGCCTTTCACCGCGTCATCCCCGGCTTCATGGCCCAGGGGGGATGCCCTAACAGTCGTGAGGGCGCCCGCGGCATGGCTGGTACTGGAGGCCCCGGTTATCAGATCGATTGCGAGATCAATCAGCAGAAGCACCAGGCCGGCACCCTGGCCATGGCCCATGCCGGTCGCAACACCGGTGGCTCGCAGTTCTACATCTGCCATGAAGGCCAGCCCCACCTTGATGGCGTGCACACCGTGTTCGGTCACACCGGCAACATGGATGTGGTGCTGAAGCTCGCCAACGGTTCCAAGATCAACAAAGTGACGATCCAGGAAGGCTGATCAGGCCCGTGTCCAGTGCAGCAGTGACGGGCCGTTTTCCAGCAGTTCGTCACTGCCCAAGTTGATCAACTCATTGAGTTGATGCTCCACCCGTTCGAGGGTCTGGGGCGGGTGCAGAGCCATCCGCTCGGTAGGAACGCGCATCAGCCCCACACGTTCGGTCGCTGCCAAGACCGCCAGGCTCTTGAGCAGCGGGGCTGCATCAGCACCGTCGGGAATCAATTTCCACACAAATTGCGGTCGATCCCAGAGCGCTAAAAGGCGTGGTTCATGCAGGGCCTCGAGGCTGAAGCCCTGGCGTTGGGCGATGGCTTCCACTTCCTGGCGAATGGTGGGCCAGCTTTCCGGGCCCACGTTCACCGCCAGAGCCAGCACCACGCAGGGACTCTCGGATTCGAACAAGTGCCCGAGCTTCTCTCGCTTGGCCGCCAGATAGTCAGCGTTGTGAGCGCCGGGGTCCATCACCAGCGGCACCCGTTCCTCCACTTGCAGGCCATAGCCGCCGAGGCCGGCGATCTTGCGAGGGTTGTTGGTGAGCAGCCGCAGCCGGTGGATGCCGAGGTCGGAGAGGATCTGCGCGCCAACGCCGTAGTTGCGCAGATCAGCCGGGAAGCCGAGCCGCTCATTGGCTTCAACGGTGTCGAGCCCCGCTTCCTGGAGGCTGTAGGCCTTCAATTTATTGATCAGGCCGATGCCTCGACCTTCCTGGCGCAGGTAGACGACAACACCCTCGCCTTCCCACTCGATCTGGCGCAGGGCCGCCTCCAGCTGGGGCCGGCAGTCGCAGCGTAGTGAGCCGAAGGCATCACCAGTGAGGCATTCGGAATGCATGCGCACCAGCACGGGTTCGCTCAGGGCATTGGGCTCGCCCTTGATCAGAGCGACGTGTTCGGAGCCATCCAGTTCGTTGCGGTATCCCACTGCCTGAAAGCTGCCGAAGCGGCTGGGCAATTGGGCCTGAGCCATGCGGCAGACGAAGCGCTCGTTCTCCAGCCGGTAGCGGATCAGGTCAGCAATGCTGATCAGCTTCAGCCCCCAGCGATCGGCATAGCTGCGCAGCTCCGGCAAACGAGCCATGGAGCCATCGCTGTTCTGGATTTCACAGATCACTCCGGAGGGGCTGAGGCCCGCCAGCTGAGCTAGATCCACGGCGGCTTCGGTGTGACCGGCGCGTTTGAGCACGCCGCCGGGGCGGGCGCGCAGAGGAAAAATATGCCCGGGCCGGCGAAGTTCCGCTGGCCGTGTGGCTGGGTTGAGGGCTACCTGAATCGTGGCGGCGCGGTCTTCGGCGGAGATGCCGGTGGTCACCCCATGTTCGATGCCGGCATCGATGCTCACGGTGAAGGCCGTTTCATTGGCATCGGTGTTGCGGTCCACCATCAGCGGCAGATCCAGTTCGTCCAGCCGCTGCCCCTCCATGGCCAGACAGATCAGGCCCCGTGCCTCGGTGGCCATGAAGTTGATCGCTTCAGGGGTGGCGAACTGGGCCGCGCAGATCAGATCACCCTCGTTCTCCCGTTGTTCGTCGTCCACCACGACAACGCACTCCCCATTGCGGATCGCCGCAAGGGCGTCGCTGATCGCATCGAACGCAATGGGTTCGTTCGTGGGGTCAAGGGAACTGGGATTCAGGAGCCTGGTCGTCGGGAGATGCCTTCATTATTGATCTCTGTACGATCGATCGTTGGCTGGTTGGTTCAATGGCAGGCAAGACAACGTCGGCGGTTGAAGCGATGGCAACGGTGAAGGGCGGACGGGTTGCTGTGATCGGCGCCTCCGGCTACGGCGGCCTGCAGACCATCCGTCTGCTTCAGAGCCACCCGGGGCTTTCCGTCAGCTTTCTGGGTGGTGAACGCAGTGCTGGTCAACGCTGGAGCTCCGTCTGTTCCTTCCTTCCCCTGCCGGACGACCCAACGGTGGAATCGGCGGATCCAGATCGGATTGCGGCCTGCTCCGATTTCGCTGTACTGAGCCTCCCCAACGGACTGGCCTGTCTGTTGGCACCACAACTGTT is a window encoding:
- the murQ gene encoding N-acetylmuramic acid 6-phosphate etherase → MAVFDPDLQPSSDRGHLLTEQNNQRSSRLDQLDTLALVELFADEDRRPQEAVAAVAPALAQAVDAVAERLRAGGRLFYLGAGTSGRLGVLDAAECPPTFCSDPQQVQGVLAGGSAALLLSSEGLEDIEAAGRADLEERGFCAKDCLVGIAAGGTTPYVRGGLAFATNIGALAIAMACVPAEQAPLPCDIDIRLLTGPELLTGSTRMKAGTATKLALNTLSTAVMVKLGKVYGNRMVDVAASNSKLVDRSLRILRDLAGVERKRGLTLLEDAGGSVKLALLMAAASLSVDQAEALLLQHDQQLRPALEACGAQLAEA
- the mtnP gene encoding S-methyl-5'-thioadenosine phosphorylase, which translates into the protein MPDLSKSRVGVIGGSGLYSIPGLRQVEERTVDTPFGATSDQLRLGELEGVETVFLARHGRHHHLLPSEVPYRANIWAMRSLGVRWLISLSAVGSLQRHLQPRDMVVPDQFIDRTRDRPASFFGNGCVAHVSLADPFCPQLSALLADAAEQGLPEGRQLHRGGTYLCMEGPAFSTRAESKLYRSWGCSVIGMTNHTEARLAREAELAYASLSMVTDFDCWHEDHDAVSVEMVIGNLQANASATEPILTGLMQRFKHELPASPAHTALANALITPKDQVPAHTRSNLDLFTAPYWGTFNQASAS
- a CDS encoding peptidylprolyl isomerase → MTKALMDTEAGLIELELFEADAPNTVANFVKLAKDGFYDGLAFHRVIPGFMAQGGCPNSREGARGMAGTGGPGYQIDCEINQQKHQAGTLAMAHAGRNTGGSQFYICHEGQPHLDGVHTVFGHTGNMDVVLKLANGSKINKVTIQEG
- the ribBA gene encoding bifunctional 3,4-dihydroxy-2-butanone-4-phosphate synthase/GTP cyclohydrolase II, producing the protein MAFDAISDALAAIRNGECVVVVDDEQRENEGDLICAAQFATPEAINFMATEARGLICLAMEGQRLDELDLPLMVDRNTDANETAFTVSIDAGIEHGVTTGISAEDRAATIQVALNPATRPAELRRPGHIFPLRARPGGVLKRAGHTEAAVDLAQLAGLSPSGVICEIQNSDGSMARLPELRSYADRWGLKLISIADLIRYRLENERFVCRMAQAQLPSRFGSFQAVGYRNELDGSEHVALIKGEPNALSEPVLVRMHSECLTGDAFGSLRCDCRPQLEAALRQIEWEGEGVVVYLRQEGRGIGLINKLKAYSLQEAGLDTVEANERLGFPADLRNYGVGAQILSDLGIHRLRLLTNNPRKIAGLGGYGLQVEERVPLVMDPGAHNADYLAAKREKLGHLFESESPCVVLALAVNVGPESWPTIRQEVEAIAQRQGFSLEALHEPRLLALWDRPQFVWKLIPDGADAAPLLKSLAVLAATERVGLMRVPTERMALHPPQTLERVEHQLNELINLGSDELLENGPSLLHWTRA